Below is a genomic region from Eupeodes corollae chromosome 1, idEupCoro1.1, whole genome shotgun sequence.
TAGGGATATCTCTTCCTTCCACCTTGAAGACAACGATCTCTCCAACACGAACGGGTTCCTCTTTGTAGTTTGTGAGGAACAACAAGTCACCTCGATGGAAAGCCGGTTCCATACTGCCACTAAGTACGACCACAATCGGAGATTCGCTGCCAGTCACCACCATCAATCCTTTCCAGATCATCAATGCCGATGAGACAATCATCGCAAAGCTAAGGATCTGATAGAGACTCTGTAATTGGAACAAAACCAAACCATGACCAACAGTGTGAGGATTCCCAAAtgcatttgtcaatttttgtttacgtAGACAATTCACTCAgcgaagaagaagaacaagatgtcgaggggtgcaCAACGCCAATGCGAAGAAGATTGGACAATTGTGCATCGTGTACGAGCTTAAGTTAAGTTTACTTACCTGGCGTTTGTTCATTCTGTTGAAATCCTTGACCATTTCgtcgaattttaataattctggCAGACcc
It encodes:
- the LOC129938708 gene encoding signal peptidase complex catalytic subunit SEC11A, which codes for MGLPELLKFDEMVKDFNRMNKRQSLYQILSFAMIVSSALMIWKGLMVVTGSESPIVVVLSGSMEPAFHRGDLLFLTNYKEEPVRVGEIVVFKVEGRDIPIVHRVIKLHEKSDGSVKFLTKGDNNNVDDRGLYAPGQLWLTKKDIVGRARGFLPYVGIITIFMNEYPKVKWAILSILAIFVLLHRE